A window from Actimicrobium sp. CCC2.4 encodes these proteins:
- a CDS encoding ZIP family metal transporter, producing MVDRMVSLSVGIMLSTSFLHSLPEAFESGADTHTLFAALLAGLLLFFLLEKTAILRHSHHHEGDGHAHQHGHDAHEAGKAGWMILVGDGMHNFTDGILIAAAFLADPTLGVVTGLAIIAHEIPQEIGDFIVLLNAGFSRKRAYFYNLLSSMMAVLGGLLGYFTLAQGMQWIPYVLVFASSGFIYIAVSDLMPQMQRRATLRETIPQVLLIGLGVAIVVFMTRSH from the coding sequence ATGGTCGACCGCATGGTCAGCCTGTCGGTCGGCATCATGCTGTCGACCTCGTTTCTGCATTCGCTGCCCGAAGCATTCGAGTCGGGGGCCGACACGCACACGCTGTTTGCGGCATTGCTAGCCGGCTTGCTGCTGTTTTTCCTGCTCGAAAAAACCGCGATCCTGCGCCATTCGCATCACCATGAAGGCGATGGCCATGCCCATCAGCATGGCCACGATGCGCACGAAGCCGGCAAGGCTGGCTGGATGATCCTGGTGGGTGATGGCATGCACAATTTTACCGACGGCATCCTGATCGCCGCCGCCTTTCTGGCCGACCCGACTCTCGGTGTCGTCACCGGCCTGGCTATCATCGCGCACGAAATTCCGCAGGAGATCGGCGACTTCATCGTGTTGCTCAATGCCGGATTCTCGCGCAAGCGGGCGTACTTTTATAATCTGCTCAGCAGCATGATGGCGGTGCTGGGCGGCTTGCTCGGTTACTTCACGCTGGCCCAGGGCATGCAGTGGATTCCGTACGTGCTGGTGTTTGCGTCATCGGGTTTCATTTACATTGCCGTCAGTGACCTGATGCCGCAAATGCAGCGCCGCGCGACACTGCGTGAAACCATTCCGCAAGTCTTGCTGATCGGGCTGGGTGTTGCCATCGTGGTGTTCATGACAAGGTCGCATTAA
- a CDS encoding PEP-CTERM sorting domain-containing protein, protein MHSDVGLAVKWAALALMASTSVSALAFGDKPEAMTFVSPDPAGTFGYAVFASAGSLAYARGYNMTDFYLPYFSDMGITAIDAGSVWDFRIEEKNDLFGLGGGVLHFFDKAPDATLHDYGVTFFFQSAYGGVNGAFAQGLANPLTTDRMSAVGASLVPGSPMLLAATASAVPEPGSTALMLGGLALLGVMAWLRRSRSQ, encoded by the coding sequence ATGCATAGTGACGTTGGACTGGCGGTAAAGTGGGCAGCGCTTGCGCTGATGGCATCGACGAGTGTGTCAGCGCTGGCGTTTGGCGATAAGCCTGAGGCCATGACCTTCGTGTCTCCCGATCCGGCTGGCACATTCGGCTACGCGGTCTTTGCGTCGGCGGGGAGTCTGGCGTATGCCCGTGGCTACAACATGACCGATTTCTACCTGCCGTATTTTTCCGACATGGGCATCACGGCCATCGATGCCGGATCCGTCTGGGACTTCAGGATAGAAGAAAAAAATGACCTGTTCGGATTGGGCGGCGGGGTGCTGCACTTTTTTGACAAGGCGCCTGATGCGACGCTCCATGACTACGGCGTGACCTTCTTTTTCCAGTCCGCTTACGGGGGCGTCAACGGTGCATTTGCGCAGGGTCTGGCTAATCCGCTGACTACCGATCGTATGTCGGCGGTGGGTGCGTCGCTGGTACCGGGCAGTCCGATGCTGCTGGCGGCGACAGCCTCTGCGGTGCCCGAGCCGGGCAGCACTGCGCTGATGCTGGGAGGGCTGGCACTGCTCGGCGTGATGGCGTGGCTGCGCAGGTCTAGGAGCCAGTAG
- the xdhA gene encoding xanthine dehydrogenase small subunit yields the protein MSDSIRFHFRGAIHEVDSAAPLRTVLQHLREDLHCTGTKEGCAEGDCGACTVMVGRLHDGALRLEPVNACIRLLPTLDGKALFTVEDLPQADGTLHPVQQAMVDCHGSQCGFCTPGFVMSLWNLYLQREGQPAAPSRRQVDDALSGNLCRCTGYRPIIAAATRMGELPPVAFDRAAVIAALKALHSDTLRTHALADGVTFFAPRTLSQAIQLRTTHPAATLLAGSTDVGLWFTKQLRVLGDIVYLGEVAGLDAIDCSTTHLQIGATASLEAAYQAVCHYYPAELTELWQRFASLPVRNAGTLGGNVANGSPIGDSMPWLIALAAEVVLQGSAGTRTLALEDFYLGYQKKDMRPDELVTAIRIPLPQAGRQWRTYKLAKRFDQDISAVCAAFSIKLDGDLITDIRIAYGGMAATPKRASHAEGALLGQLWNDASLTRAMAALASDYTPLGDMRASAVYRMKAAQNLLRRFWFETRTDDPLAPAQVNAFAHGGTP from the coding sequence ATGTCCGACTCCATCCGCTTTCATTTCCGTGGCGCCATCCACGAAGTCGATTCCGCTGCCCCGCTGCGCACCGTGCTGCAGCACCTGCGCGAAGACCTGCATTGCACCGGCACCAAGGAAGGCTGCGCCGAAGGCGATTGCGGTGCCTGCACGGTCATGGTCGGCCGGTTGCACGACGGCGCGCTGCGGCTCGAACCGGTCAATGCCTGCATCCGGCTATTGCCGACACTCGATGGCAAGGCGCTATTCACGGTCGAAGACTTGCCGCAAGCCGATGGCACGCTGCATCCGGTCCAGCAGGCGATGGTCGACTGCCACGGCTCGCAATGCGGTTTTTGCACCCCCGGCTTCGTGATGTCGCTGTGGAATCTGTACCTGCAGCGCGAAGGCCAGCCGGCAGCGCCGTCGCGCCGGCAAGTCGATGACGCACTCTCCGGCAATCTGTGCCGCTGTACCGGCTACCGGCCCATCATTGCGGCGGCCACGCGGATGGGCGAACTGCCGCCGGTCGCGTTCGATCGCGCCGCCGTCATCGCTGCGCTGAAAGCGCTGCACAGCGACACGCTGCGTACGCATGCGCTGGCCGATGGCGTCACCTTCTTCGCGCCGCGCACTCTGTCGCAGGCAATTCAATTGCGTACAACCCATCCGGCGGCAACCCTGCTGGCCGGTTCGACCGATGTCGGCCTGTGGTTCACCAAGCAGCTGCGCGTGCTCGGCGATATCGTCTATCTGGGCGAGGTGGCCGGACTCGATGCGATCGACTGCAGCACGACTCATCTGCAGATCGGCGCGACCGCTTCGCTCGAAGCAGCCTATCAGGCGGTCTGCCACTACTATCCGGCCGAACTGACCGAGCTGTGGCAGCGCTTCGCTTCGCTGCCGGTGCGCAATGCCGGCACGCTGGGCGGCAATGTCGCCAACGGCTCACCGATCGGCGATTCGATGCCGTGGCTGATCGCGCTCGCTGCCGAAGTCGTCCTGCAAGGCAGCGCCGGCACGCGCACGCTGGCGCTGGAAGACTTCTATCTGGGCTATCAGAAAAAGGATATGCGTCCCGACGAACTGGTCACGGCGATCCGCATCCCGCTGCCGCAAGCCGGCCGGCAATGGCGCACCTACAAACTGGCCAAGCGTTTTGACCAGGATATTTCGGCGGTCTGCGCGGCCTTCTCGATCAAGCTCGACGGCGACCTGATCACCGATATCCGCATCGCCTACGGCGGCATGGCAGCTACGCCGAAGCGCGCCAGCCACGCCGAAGGCGCGCTGCTCGGCCAGCTGTGGAATGACGCCAGCCTGACCCGCGCGATGGCGGCGCTGGCCAGCGACTACACGCCGCTGGGCGACATGCGCGCCTCCGCCGTGTACCGGATGAAGGCCGCGCAAAACCTGTTGCGCCGCTTCTGGTTCGAAACCCGCACCGATGACCCGCTGGCACCAGCGCAGGTCAATGCCTTTGCGCACGGAGGTACGCCATGA